The Pirellulales bacterium genome contains a region encoding:
- a CDS encoding PQQ-binding-like beta-propeller repeat protein, producing the protein MAVVPDGHFMMQQGANKVVEIDPATKKVVWSYDSATANGNQGKPVEVHAFQPLGNGRVMIAESGPGRIIEVDRDGHLIHELKLKVDHPHPHTDTRLARKLPDGHYLVCHEGDGVVREYDAAGKIVWDYEVPLFGQQKKDGHGPEGFGNKCFAALRLANGNTLISTGNGHGVLEVTPKKEIVWQIGQKDLAGITLAWVTTLAVLPNGNYLIGNCHAGPGQPLVVEVEPNSKKVVWQFDGYDTFGNSVSNTVALDK; encoded by the coding sequence GTGGCCGTGGTTCCGGACGGACATTTCATGATGCAGCAAGGGGCGAACAAAGTCGTCGAGATCGACCCCGCGACGAAAAAGGTTGTCTGGTCGTACGATTCCGCCACGGCCAACGGCAATCAGGGCAAGCCGGTCGAGGTTCATGCGTTTCAGCCGCTCGGTAACGGGCGAGTGATGATCGCCGAAAGCGGGCCGGGTCGCATCATCGAAGTGGATCGGGACGGGCACCTGATTCACGAACTCAAGCTGAAAGTCGACCATCCCCATCCGCACACCGACACGCGCCTGGCGCGAAAGCTGCCTGACGGCCACTACCTCGTCTGCCACGAAGGGGATGGCGTGGTGCGTGAATATGACGCGGCAGGCAAGATTGTGTGGGATTACGAAGTCCCACTCTTTGGTCAGCAAAAAAAGGATGGGCACGGGCCTGAAGGCTTTGGAAACAAATGCTTCGCCGCGCTGCGACTGGCCAACGGCAACACGCTGATCTCGACGGGCAATGGTCACGGCGTTCTGGAAGTTACGCCGAAAAAGGAGATCGTCTGGCAGATCGGGCAAAAGGACCTGGCCGGCATCACGCTAGCTTGGGTCACGACGTTGGCCGTGCTACCGAACGGCAACTACCTGATCGGTAACTGCCATGCCGGGCCGGGACAGCCGCTCGTCGTCGAGGTCGAACCGAATTCGAAAAAAGTCGTCTGGCAGTTCGACGGTTATGACACATTTGGCAACTCAGTTTCGAATACTGTCGCGCTGGATAAATAG
- a CDS encoding VCBS repeat-containing protein, which produces MVRSLNSSLPLTALLVTMANLACSAHGAEYQLDRFKVIPLTDTYYSEGANVGDLDGDGVIDAVYGPYWFAGPLFTEKHEIFAVKPQPVEGYANHFFSWVYDFNGDGRPDILTAGFPGTPAFVYENPGSAGFDKHWPRRKVLDSVCNESPQLLNIVGDERPELVCTHDGYFGYATIDWNQPFQEWQFHNVSERNAPKPFGHGLGVGDIDGDGRQDIITKDGWFAQPSSLDAGQWEFHPVEFAGPGGAEMYAYDVDGDGDSDVITSLAAHEFGLAWYEQKRQGDRIEFTPHVIMGSEAAANRYGLLFSEPHSVNLADIDGDGLKDIVTGKTYYSHHKQSPLWDAGAVVFWFKLARTKDGIDWIPYRAADDTGIGRQLTVADINGDKLPDMIVGGMKGAHVLLHERATVSRDEWEAAQPKPVAPAEK; this is translated from the coding sequence ATGGTGCGCTCGCTGAACTCTTCGCTGCCACTCACTGCGCTGTTAGTGACGATGGCGAATCTCGCCTGTTCGGCGCACGGTGCTGAATATCAGCTCGACCGCTTCAAGGTGATTCCTCTAACGGATACCTATTACTCGGAAGGGGCCAATGTCGGCGATCTCGATGGCGACGGCGTCATCGATGCGGTTTACGGTCCATACTGGTTTGCAGGGCCGCTGTTCACCGAGAAGCACGAGATCTTCGCCGTGAAGCCTCAACCGGTCGAAGGTTACGCGAACCACTTTTTCTCCTGGGTTTACGATTTCAATGGCGACGGCCGTCCGGACATCCTCACTGCGGGATTTCCGGGAACGCCCGCCTTCGTTTACGAAAACCCAGGCTCGGCCGGATTCGACAAGCATTGGCCGCGTCGTAAGGTGCTCGACTCGGTCTGCAACGAATCACCGCAGTTGTTGAACATCGTGGGAGACGAGCGGCCGGAACTTGTTTGCACGCACGATGGCTATTTCGGCTATGCCACGATCGATTGGAACCAGCCATTTCAAGAGTGGCAGTTCCACAATGTGTCCGAACGCAACGCGCCAAAACCTTTTGGCCACGGTCTAGGCGTGGGCGATATCGACGGCGACGGTCGGCAGGACATCATTACCAAGGATGGATGGTTTGCTCAACCTTCGTCGCTCGACGCCGGGCAGTGGGAATTCCATCCGGTCGAGTTCGCCGGTCCCGGCGGCGCCGAAATGTACGCGTATGACGTCGACGGCGACGGCGATAGCGACGTGATCACGAGCCTCGCGGCGCATGAATTCGGCCTCGCTTGGTACGAGCAGAAGCGGCAGGGTGACCGCATCGAGTTTACGCCGCACGTCATCATGGGAAGCGAGGCGGCTGCGAACCGTTACGGTCTGCTTTTCAGCGAACCACACTCCGTGAATTTGGCCGATATCGACGGCGACGGTCTGAAGGACATCGTCACCGGCAAGACGTACTATTCACACCACAAGCAAAGCCCGCTGTGGGACGCAGGTGCCGTGGTCTTCTGGTTCAAGCTGGCCCGCACCAAGGACGGCATCGATTGGATTCCCTATCGGGCCGCGGATGACACCGGCATCGGCCGGCAATTAACGGTGGCCGATATCAATGGTGATAAGCTGCCAGACATGATCGTCGGAGGGATGAAGGGCGCGCATGTGCTGCTGCATGAACGTGCGACTGTCAGCCGCGACGAGTGGGAGGCGGCGCAACCCAAGCCCGTCGCACCAGCCGAAAAATAA
- a CDS encoding bestrophin family ion channel, with amino-acid sequence MIEYQSERWWRTTCAFYGTVLPNVLGRVGLLTCFSLVLCVLDEYVFRRYGFPLPSLDQLGHSVLGVAMSMLIVFRTNSSNNRYWDGRTFWGVLVNGSRNLARLGSRYAGPAEDLPPLITAYATAVRETLRGGFEYKSIANLVPGRLARQAAAASNPPTVLAGAISDWINHRRIDGQLDNYQAMAMEQVLSSMVDAQGGCERIQKTPLPFVYASLIRQLLLIYLGSLPFVLVGRMGYAAPLVVAVVSFGMLGIEEAGAEIERPFGVDPNCLPLERICGTIARDTKTLCVPYEAQTV; translated from the coding sequence ATGATCGAGTATCAATCCGAACGCTGGTGGCGCACGACTTGCGCCTTTTATGGCACGGTGCTGCCAAACGTTCTGGGCCGGGTCGGGCTGCTCACCTGTTTCAGCCTGGTGCTGTGTGTACTCGACGAGTACGTGTTCCGCCGTTACGGATTTCCGCTGCCTTCGCTCGATCAGCTTGGACATTCGGTACTCGGCGTGGCAATGAGTATGTTGATCGTCTTTCGCACCAACTCGTCGAACAATCGGTACTGGGACGGACGAACATTCTGGGGCGTACTGGTCAATGGCTCGCGCAATCTGGCCCGATTGGGCTCACGCTACGCGGGACCTGCCGAAGACCTGCCGCCGCTGATCACGGCGTACGCGACGGCGGTGCGCGAGACTCTGCGCGGTGGCTTCGAGTACAAAAGCATCGCCAACCTCGTGCCGGGGCGTCTGGCACGACAAGCGGCTGCCGCCTCGAATCCTCCGACGGTCCTGGCCGGCGCGATCAGCGATTGGATCAATCACCGCCGCATCGATGGACAGCTCGATAACTACCAGGCCATGGCGATGGAACAGGTTCTCAGCAGCATGGTCGACGCGCAGGGGGGGTGCGAGCGCATTCAGAAGACCCCCCTGCCGTTTGTGTACGCCTCGCTGATTCGGCAGTTGCTGTTGATCTATCTCGGTTCGTTGCCGTTCGTGCTGGTGGGCCGAATGGGATATGCCGCGCCGCTGGTTGTCGCGGTGGTCTCGTTCGGCATGCTAGGCATCGAGGAAGCAGGAGCGGAAATCGAACGTCCGTTCGGCGTCGATCCGAATTGCCTACCGCTTGAACGTATCTGCGGCACCATCGCCCGCGACACAAAGACGCTATGTGTCCCGTACGAAGCGCAGACGGTCTAA
- a CDS encoding transporter substrate-binding protein: MSVEPSIETCPESTELAALFAGQMPAAEMAQLLRHAAGCDRCLPLLRSAGLSMSLAADAPRTPGSDTVKGERAMWSSSATGTHPEVRSASVADTPTCDSPPPTWRGLLAAPQADDELGRLGGYRILRVLGEGGMGIVFEAEDISLGRRVAIKVLRSAEIDQAQRKRFLQEAQLVASLSSDHIVTVHQVGEEAGCMYIVMELLRGETLDARLRRDRSLPLAEMLRIAREVAEGLSAAHERQLVHRDIKPANIWLETRRPDEPARRVKLLDFGVARPLAVHEHLTMGGQIIGTPAYMSPEQACGMPIDQRSDLFSLGTIMYAMLVGKSPFDRASYLHVLKAVVEEPHAPLTEWVPGVPTHLTQLVDRLLAKDAKARPVSARAVADEIRRIEQSLTSTGMVPPEFSSTTATRPTQFRKRLGWGVWAGAVAILAAAALGLLSQYHHLLELKHSNAIESSVMAALGEHSPSVSQSAAPAKPTSDPPAASAPANEVASSDAAAPPATDLPPIKIGIIHSLSGPMATSERSIVDAFLMAVKEINESGGLLNGREVQAIVRDGKSNEYIFAEQAEDLITNEHVVTLFGCWRSPCRKMVEEVCRRHDHLLVYPTTYEGMEESPYVIYMGGAPNQQIVPATKWAFAFLGKRKFFLIGADGVYSHCAHEIIRDEVAALGGQVVGDGYRPLGDTNFGDLARQVVESGADAVMNTVSGAGNISMFNHLREAGVTSESVPTISFKVTEEDLLNISAMGHDLAGDYAVWSYFQSVNTQDNIDFLDRLRQRYGPARVATDPMAAAYAGMHMWGYAVDECKTDRVSDIRAAMIHQTLNAPEGPVEIEADNHHAWRQALIGRIDDDLQFDIVWSSPKPIVPEPFPASRTRGEWLQFQKKLYQKWGGQWRANAPAKPR, from the coding sequence TTGTCCGTAGAACCATCGATAGAAACGTGTCCGGAGAGCACCGAGCTGGCCGCTTTGTTCGCGGGTCAGATGCCGGCTGCCGAGATGGCGCAATTGCTGCGGCACGCTGCCGGCTGCGATCGTTGCCTGCCACTATTACGTAGTGCAGGCCTGTCCATGTCGCTGGCGGCCGATGCGCCGCGCACGCCGGGGAGTGATACCGTGAAGGGCGAAAGGGCAATGTGGTCGTCATCTGCCACCGGGACACATCCCGAAGTCCGCAGCGCCAGTGTCGCAGATACGCCGACCTGTGACAGTCCCCCGCCGACCTGGCGTGGGCTGCTCGCGGCGCCGCAAGCAGATGACGAATTAGGACGCCTCGGCGGCTATCGCATTTTGCGCGTGCTGGGCGAAGGGGGCATGGGCATCGTCTTCGAGGCCGAGGACATCAGCCTGGGCCGCCGCGTGGCCATCAAAGTCTTGCGCTCCGCCGAGATCGATCAGGCACAGCGCAAGCGGTTCCTGCAAGAAGCACAGCTCGTGGCCTCGCTGTCGAGCGACCACATCGTCACGGTGCATCAGGTCGGCGAAGAAGCCGGTTGCATGTATATCGTGATGGAGTTGCTGCGCGGCGAGACGCTCGACGCCCGACTACGGCGCGACCGCTCGTTGCCGCTGGCAGAAATGCTGCGAATCGCGCGGGAAGTAGCCGAGGGGTTGTCCGCCGCACATGAAAGGCAACTGGTACATCGCGACATCAAGCCCGCGAACATTTGGCTCGAAACGCGCCGCCCTGACGAGCCGGCACGGCGAGTAAAGCTGCTTGACTTCGGCGTTGCGCGGCCACTCGCGGTACACGAACATCTGACGATGGGCGGACAGATCATCGGCACGCCTGCCTACATGTCTCCCGAACAGGCCTGCGGAATGCCGATCGACCAGCGTTCGGATCTGTTTTCGCTGGGCACGATCATGTACGCGATGCTGGTCGGCAAATCCCCTTTCGATCGCGCTAGCTATTTGCACGTGCTGAAGGCCGTAGTCGAAGAGCCGCACGCGCCGCTAACGGAATGGGTTCCCGGCGTGCCGACGCATTTGACACAACTCGTCGACCGATTGCTGGCAAAAGATGCCAAGGCCCGACCCGTCTCGGCCCGAGCCGTGGCGGACGAAATCCGTCGCATAGAACAAAGCCTGACGAGCACAGGTATGGTTCCGCCAGAATTCTCCTCGACCACCGCGACGCGGCCCACACAGTTTCGCAAGCGGCTGGGATGGGGCGTCTGGGCGGGCGCCGTGGCCATTCTGGCGGCGGCGGCGCTCGGGCTGTTGTCGCAATATCACCACCTCCTTGAATTGAAACATAGCAACGCGATTGAAAGCTCGGTTATGGCGGCGCTGGGCGAGCATTCGCCGAGCGTTTCACAATCGGCAGCTCCTGCCAAGCCGACGAGCGATCCGCCAGCCGCGTCCGCACCGGCGAACGAAGTCGCGTCAAGCGACGCCGCAGCGCCACCCGCCACGGATCTACCCCCCATCAAAATCGGCATTATTCACTCGCTATCCGGCCCGATGGCGACGAGCGAGCGGTCGATCGTGGATGCGTTCCTGATGGCGGTGAAGGAGATCAACGAATCTGGCGGCTTGCTAAATGGCCGCGAGGTGCAAGCGATCGTCCGCGACGGCAAGTCGAACGAATATATCTTTGCCGAACAGGCCGAGGATTTGATTACCAATGAGCATGTCGTCACGCTCTTTGGCTGCTGGCGCTCGCCGTGCCGAAAGATGGTCGAAGAGGTTTGCCGTCGGCATGACCACTTGCTCGTCTATCCCACGACTTACGAAGGAATGGAAGAGTCCCCTTACGTCATTTATATGGGGGGCGCGCCGAATCAGCAGATCGTGCCGGCTACCAAGTGGGCGTTTGCCTTTCTCGGCAAGCGTAAATTTTTCTTGATCGGCGCCGACGGCGTCTACTCGCACTGTGCCCACGAAATCATTCGTGACGAGGTGGCCGCGCTCGGCGGGCAAGTCGTCGGCGACGGCTACCGGCCCTTGGGAGATACCAACTTTGGCGATCTGGCCCGGCAAGTCGTCGAATCGGGTGCGGACGCGGTTATGAATACCGTCAGCGGCGCGGGAAACATCAGCATGTTCAATCATTTGCGCGAAGCGGGCGTGACATCGGAATCCGTGCCCACGATCTCGTTTAAGGTCACGGAAGAGGATTTGCTGAACATCTCGGCGATGGGGCACGACCTGGCCGGGGACTATGCTGTCTGGAGTTATTTCCAGAGCGTGAATACGCAGGACAACATCGATTTTCTCGATCGTCTGCGACAGCGCTACGGACCGGCGCGCGTGGCCACGGATCCGATGGCGGCCGCTTATGCCGGCATGCACATGTGGGGTTACGCCGTCGACGAATGTAAAACGGATCGCGTGTCCGATATTCGCGCGGCGATGATCCACCAAACGCTTAACGCGCCCGAAGGACCCGTGGAAATTGAAGCAGATAACCACCACGCGTGGCGGCAGGCATTGATTGGCCGAATCGACGACGATTTGCAATTCGACATTGTGTGGAGTTCGCCAAAACCGATCGTGCCCGAGCCGTTTCCCGCCTCGCGCACGCGCGGAGAATGGCTGCAATTCCAGAAAAAGCTCTATCAAAAATGGGGGGGGCAGTGGCGGGCCAATGCGCCGGCCAAGCCACGCTAG
- a CDS encoding enolase C-terminal domain-like protein, translating into MKIADLDFFLLDPTARGAEGAERPLLVRLATSNGQEGWGEAHIAWRASELALRREHVLPLLAGHNVVDVEELLTKEALAPAGLRAAVEMACWDLIAGAARQPLYRIWGGEYRPRVPLAIRLPFGSAERTVQLSRDLAARGFHTQSVTACGEIDDDVALVDAVRQATSQRVALRFDAAGRYSAVAARELCRRLEGKGLQLIVDPLETGLDGLLSLVRQTTVPMAVCSPVRSPADVLSLVRSGAAAHLVIDIGAVGGLWMARKCAIVAAAAQLPVSLRGGAGLGVALAGVLHLAAATPNLGLAHECASYQLHQDILRERLTIVDGTISVPQAAGLGISVDRARLESYLAA; encoded by the coding sequence ATGAAGATCGCGGACCTCGATTTTTTTCTGCTCGATCCCACGGCACGCGGCGCTGAAGGCGCCGAGCGCCCACTACTGGTGCGCCTGGCTACCAGCAACGGCCAGGAAGGTTGGGGCGAGGCTCATATTGCCTGGCGTGCCAGCGAACTGGCTCTGCGCCGCGAGCACGTGCTGCCGCTGCTGGCCGGACATAATGTTGTTGACGTAGAAGAGTTGCTTACGAAAGAGGCCCTGGCCCCGGCGGGGCTTCGCGCGGCCGTCGAGATGGCCTGCTGGGACTTGATCGCCGGTGCCGCGCGCCAACCACTGTACCGGATTTGGGGGGGCGAGTATCGGCCGCGCGTGCCATTGGCGATTCGATTGCCGTTTGGTTCGGCCGAGCGAACGGTGCAGTTGTCGCGCGATCTTGCGGCCCGCGGTTTTCATACACAGTCCGTTACCGCTTGCGGCGAAATCGACGACGACGTAGCCCTGGTCGACGCCGTGCGTCAGGCAACGTCGCAACGCGTCGCTCTACGCTTCGACGCTGCGGGGCGATACTCGGCCGTGGCCGCACGCGAACTTTGTCGCCGCCTCGAGGGGAAGGGGCTGCAACTTATCGTCGATCCTCTCGAAACTGGGCTCGACGGTCTTTTGTCGCTGGTCAGGCAAACGACGGTTCCGATGGCAGTTTGTTCGCCGGTTCGTTCGCCCGCGGATGTGTTGTCGCTTGTGCGCAGTGGTGCTGCCGCTCACCTGGTGATCGACATCGGCGCGGTTGGCGGACTGTGGATGGCGCGAAAATGCGCGATCGTGGCCGCGGCCGCGCAGTTGCCGGTTTCTCTGCGAGGCGGCGCGGGGCTGGGCGTGGCGCTGGCAGGAGTGCTGCACCTGGCGGCAGCGACGCCCAACCTGGGGCTGGCGCACGAGTGTGCGTCGTACCAGTTGCACCAGGACATCTTGCGCGAACGACTGACCATCGTCGACGGCACAATCTCGGTTCCGCAAGCCGCGGGATTAGGGATTTCTGTCGATCGGGCGCGGCTCGAATCCTACCTGGCGGCGTAG